GTCGGCTCAAAGCTGGTGACCAGCTTCCGACCGCTCGGGAAGTGGTAGCCAAGCTGGCGATCAACCCCAACACCGTGCTCAAGGCCTACCGCGAGCTCGAGCGCGACGGCCTGGTGGTCAGCCGACCCGGCCAGGGTACGTTTGTCACTAACGCTGCCCACGCGATGCCCGTTACGACTCATGCCGCGTTGCGGCGGAGTCTCGAACGATGGGTCCGCTCCGCCAGAGAGGCCGGGTTGGATAACGAGAGCATCCGGGCGATCGTATCGACGACGCTCCAGGAGAGCGCGGACAAAGTTGGCATCGCGTGAACGCTGCGCTGGAGGCCACCGCACTAACCAAGCGTTACGGCACAACTCCTGCCCTCAGCGAATGCAACATTCGGATTCCTGCGGGGCACGTGGTTGCGCTCGTCGGTCCCAACGGCGCGGGCAAGACAACACTCCTCCACCTTGCCATGGGCTTTCTTAATCCGACGGCCGGCGGTATCAAAGTCTTCGGATGGTCGCCGCAGGAGCAGCCGACCATCGTGCTGCCACGGGTCGGCTTTCTTGCTCAAGACCGTCCGCTGTACCGACGGTTCAAGGTTCGCGACCTCCTGGAGTTTGGGCGACGCCTGAATCCCAGGTGGGACGGTGAGCTGGCAAGGTTACGCCTCGAGCGCTTGGCGATCCCGCTCCACCGGCCTGTTGGCAAGCTGTCTGGTGGGCAGGAGGCCCAGGTGGCACTTGCCCTTACGCTCGCCAAGAAACCCGACATGCTTCTTCTCGACGAGCCACTGTCCAACCTCGACCCGCTTGCCCGGCGCGAGTTCATGCAGGTGCTCATGGACGCGGTCGCCGAAGAGGGCCTCACCGTCGTCCTCTCATCGCACATCATTGCCGACCTGGAGCGCACGTGCGATTACCTGGTCATCCTTGCGCAGGGCCAGGTGCAGCTCGCGGGTGAGATCGAGGGCCTTCTCGACAGTCATCGGACGCTTGTCGGTGGTCCGTCCGACCGAGCCCTGCTCGAGCGCGACGCTTCGGTCATCCATTCCAGCCACACCCCTCGGCAAACGACGATGCTGGTCAAGCTGAACGGCCGTCCAGCGGCGGGCCAATGGGAGGAACATCACGTTGGGCTGGAAGAACTCGTCCTCGCCTATCTCAGCCGGCCCTCTGGTGACAGTTCCGCCAAGTCAGAGCCAGTGGAACCGGCGAAGCTCGAATGATCTGGGTAACGTGGGCGCAGCATCGACGGGAAGCGCTGGTCAGCGGGCTCATCCTGACCGTGGCCGCGGCTTTATTGGTGCTTACCGGCCTGATCATGCTCGCCGACTTCCAGAGCAGCGGGGCGGCGAGCTGCGCCCCGGCGGGTGGCCGGGCGGTCGGCGTCTTCGCTGCCGGAACCTCATGTGAACCGGTCGTCGGCGCCTTTTTCAACCGGTGGCTCAGCTTGACGCAAACCGCCTTGCTCGCCCTGATGACCTTGCCCGTGCTGCTTGGCGTCTTTATCGCCGCTCCGCTCCTCAGTCGGGAATTCGAGCAAAGGACCCACCTCTTTGCCTGGAGCCAGAGCATCACCAAGCTCCGCTGGGTCTTGGTCAAACTGGGACTGTTCGCCGCGGTTGTCCTGGTAAGTGCCGCCGCTCTCACGGTCCTCGTCATCTGGTGGCACTCGCCACTGGACCGAGCGTTCTACGGCGGGCCCTGGGCCGCCTTCGACGTCGAGGGGCTCGCGCCCATCGGATATGCCGTCTTCGCCCTGTCTCTTGGCACGCTGGCCGGACTCGTATTCCGGCGCACCATTCCTGCGATGGCCCTCACACTCTTCGTGTTTGTCGGCGCTCGTATCCTGATCGCCCAGGTCAGGCCGCACTTCATGACCGCGGTCACCGGCTCCGCTCTGGACGTCAAGCAGGGCTCATGGCTTGTCTCCGCGAACTATTACACGGATGCCCAGGGCCATCACGTTTCTTTTGAGCAGGTCAACCAGATGGTGAGCGTATATGCATCCACTGCACCCAAGACTTTTAACGGCTCCGCAGTGATGGACTACCTGCACCAGCAGGGGATCAGCCTCCTGACCGACTACCAACCGCCCGACCGCTTCTGGACCTTCCAGCTGATCGAGGCCGCGCTGTTCTTTGGGCTGGCGATAAGCTTGATCGCCGCCAGCCTCTGGTGGCTTCAGCGTAGAGCCTGATCGGAGTCGGCCAACCGCGCTTCGATGCGCCACATCGAGGTGATGCTCAAGGATGGGGAAGAGGGGGCCCTTGGCAAGGCCGTTAAGCAAGGCTCGTTGGCGGAGAACACTGAGCTCGTCCGGCGTTGGCGCGGCATCTTTTCAAATTGGTGGTGCTCTTTGGTAGTACGGCCCCTCGGCGAGTAGTGTGCCCTGGGTTTGGTGGAGTCGGATTACTGGAATGTCATGCCGCTGTCCAATCAGGAGCACAGCATGGGACGAAGGGGCTACCCGGGGGAGTTTCGCCAAAGGGTTCTTGACTGGTCGCTGCCGGCCGAAGTGTCGGTGACATCGCCCGCGACCTCGGCATCAGCGATCAGACGGTGTATAGCTGGCGCCGCCAGGAGCGCATCGACCAGGGGCTCGAGGCTGGACTGACGTCGCAGGAGCGTGCAGCATGCGTTCGTCCACAGTGCCGGATAGCGGGTCGCGCACCATTCGGCGAAAGCCAAGTGCGCGTGGCACCCGGACGTGTTTGTATGCCCCCGCCACTTGCTGTCGCTCCTCCGGAGTCAACCGTTGGGCAAGGGCCAACTGCATCTGGTTGTAGGTCGTGTCTTGAATCGTCGGAACTTGCTCGGGATCATGGTCCAACGAAATCAATGTTGGCTTCCAACTCATCGGTCACCAACCCTGCCGCTGCCTCGAATTCCCGCCGATTTTCTCCCCTGCCGCGAGCCGGTCAAGCCAACGTAAAAGAAGCGCTGCTAAGAACCCACCAACGGTAGGCAGCAGGATGGCGAGCAGGGGGTTGAAGGGTTGAGTGGCGTTGGGACTGGAAGCGGGCGCAGTCGTCGCGGCGACGCCGGCCATCATCGTCGGTAAGTGGGACATTGCCCTGCTTACTGACGAGCGGCGTATGCAGCAGGTCGTGACCCCGCAGGCTGGTTTGGATCTGTCCGTCGGTCTCCCGGATCACTCGCACGCGGAGGCAGCCGCGGCTTGGGCCCTGCTCACGGTCAGAAGCCGCCTGACGGCGCTGACCAGTGACTGGCGAGTGGGGCGCTCCAGCAACCCGACCTCGACATCCGTGAACCGGCGCACCGTGCCGCTCATAGGCCCGAGCAGCAAGATTGGTTTGTCCGCGCGCAGGTAGCAGCGCAGTAGCTCCCGACTGGGGGTGTGCTCTCGGTAGGCGCCGTCGAACACCCGGACGTCCACGATCGCCACGTCGGCGATCTCCACCAGGCCACACCGCTGGCCGCGGACGCCAAGGCACGTGAAATCAACGCGCTGGGGCCCGGGGCAGACCATCACCCCGATCCGCGCGCCTTCCAGCCAGGTTGCGAACCGCTCCCGCTCAGCCCCCTCGGGCTCGACCAGCAGGACCAGGGCGTTCGCATCTTTGGCTCGAACTGCGCGTCTCATTTGCGATCAGCATGCACGCCCCGGCCCTGGTCCGATAGGCCATGGGGTCACGTCGCTTTCGGGTCCTTCGACCCTAAACGATGCACTTGGCGGAAGGCACGATTGGTGTACGGCATCGTTGGAAAACCCGCCGGCTTGCGTGAGCGGGCCGGCAACTGAGGTGCACCATGAGAATCGGTCAGCTCTCGCGATCCGAACTGGTGACGGGCGCCCTGGCCGACACACTCAGTCAGGCGGCGAGCCGGATGCGCTACGCCGACGTGAGCGCGCTTCCCGTGGTGGAGGCCGGCGAATTGGTGGGCATCCTCACCGAGCGCGACCTGACTCGTGCCGCGGCGGAGGGGGTCGATCCCCGCAGCCATACGGTGGCTGCTTTCATGAGCCTGGGCCCGATCACCGCGGATCCGAACGAGGACTCGGACGATGTGGCAGCGCGCATGCTCGAACTCGGCATCCGGCATCTGCCGGTGATTGAGCGTGGCAAGCTGGCTGGGATCGTTTCGATGCGCGACCTGTTCCTGCTCCAGACCCTGCGCGGCCGACCAGACGTGTCATGAGTCCCGTGCCTGGCCTGACAGAGGTCGGCGCCAGGGCCGGGTCATCGGCGGCCAACTCAGACTGGGCGCTGGCGCTCGGCGCCGTCGCCGCGGTCCTGGTTGTGGTGGGCTATGCCGTGGTTGTCGGGATGACGGTGGCCGGCTGGCGGGCGTCCCGGCGGCAGCGTGGACGGCCAGGGCCGCGGCGGCTGGCGGCCGTAATAGGCTCGGCGGGTCCAGTCACCGCGGACGATCTCATCGACGTGCACGCTGCTCTCTCGGA
This genomic stretch from Candidatus Dormiibacterota bacterium harbors:
- a CDS encoding GntR family transcriptional regulator — protein: MIQFHLDRTSGVTTYWQLVQQVQQAIRVGRLKAGDQLPTAREVVAKLAINPNTVLKAYRELERDGLVVSRPGQGTFVTNAAHAMPVTTHAALRRSLERWVRSAREAGLDNESIRAIVSTTLQESADKVGIA
- a CDS encoding ABC transporter ATP-binding protein, with amino-acid sequence MNAALEATALTKRYGTTPALSECNIRIPAGHVVALVGPNGAGKTTLLHLAMGFLNPTAGGIKVFGWSPQEQPTIVLPRVGFLAQDRPLYRRFKVRDLLEFGRRLNPRWDGELARLRLERLAIPLHRPVGKLSGGQEAQVALALTLAKKPDMLLLDEPLSNLDPLARREFMQVLMDAVAEEGLTVVLSSHIIADLERTCDYLVILAQGQVQLAGEIEGLLDSHRTLVGGPSDRALLERDASVIHSSHTPRQTTMLVKLNGRPAAGQWEEHHVGLEELVLAYLSRPSGDSSAKSEPVEPAKLE
- a CDS encoding CBS domain-containing protein, which produces MRIGQLSRSELVTGALADTLSQAASRMRYADVSALPVVEAGELVGILTERDLTRAAAEGVDPRSHTVAAFMSLGPITADPNEDSDDVAARMLELGIRHLPVIERGKLAGIVSMRDLFLLQTLRGRPDVS